Proteins found in one Carassius auratus strain Wakin chromosome 42, ASM336829v1, whole genome shotgun sequence genomic segment:
- the LOC113060718 gene encoding dimethyladenosine transferase 2, mitochondrial-like, with translation MAACGGCRFFVLTLRTLCGTSRSASPCVLPFTKHRTLSTSAGTCSLDPFPSGSRKTPAQVGKPERIFPSPGGVQRNLSAIAVPMQGQFRPLCRYDPLDLGDVEENTQKALACKHLRRFIVDPSLARIVTDHLAGDIDDGKAVIFECNPGPGVLTRALLNRGAQRVVALESDTNFLPDLKDLERKLDGQLDVVHCDFFKLDPIGHGSMKPPVMYSEKLFSDLAISEVPWTADVPVKIVGIFSQRNEKNILWKLIYNLFERRSIFHYGRVELIMFISQKEYKKLVTRPRDYKNYQAFNVLWQMACDIELLHEEPLSSFLTVTKKSGRPSSKNTLSQSDNLCLVRITPREDLFNSHLTPLNGSTLVLMVKQCLAKRKSRLIEQINSWSPGSGSELISKLSFLDDTMTGDVYPDEFKRLFELMEQSGNFTQSWLYEETLETTNTGHA, from the exons ATGGCAGCGTGTGGAGGTTGTAGGTTCTTTGTCCTGACTTTAAGAACTCTGTGTGGAACATCAAGATCTGCATCACCCTGCGTTCTTCCTTTCACTAAACACAGGACTTTGTCCACCTCTGCGGGAACTTGTTCTCTAGACCCTTTCCCCTCCGGGTCAAGGAAGACCCCGGCTCAGGTGGGCAAACCAGAGCGAATTTTTCCATCCCCAGGAGGCGTTCAGAGGAACCTCTCTGCTATCGCCGTTCCCATGCAGGGTCAGTTTCGCCCCCTCTGCCGGTACGATCCTTTAGATTTGGGCGATGTGGAGGAGAACACACAGAAAGCGCTGGCCTGTAAACACCTGAGACGGTTCATAGTAGACCCTTCCCTCGCAAGAATCGTGACTGACCACCTCGCCGGAGACATTGATGATGGGAAAGCTGTTATATTTGAGTGTAACCCAG GTCCTGGGGTGTTGACACGTGCTCTGCTGAACCGTGGAGCTCAAAGAGTAGTTGCCCTGGAAAGTGACACTAACTTCCTTCCTGATCTGAAG GACCTGGAGCGCAAACTGGATGGGCAGCTGGATGTGGTTCATTGTGACTTCTTCAAACTGGATCCCATCGGCCACGGCAGCATGAAACCACCCGTCATGTACTCAGAGAAACTCTTCTCTGACCTTGCCATCTCCGAGGTTCCTTGGACAGCAG ATGTCCCAGTGAAGATTGTGGGGATCTTCTCACAAAGAAATGAGAAGAACATACTGTGGAAGCTGATTTACAACCTGTTTGAGCGCCGCTCCATTTTCCACTACGGACGTGTGGAGTTGATCATGTTCATCAGCCAGAAAGAATACAAA AAACTAGTGACCCGTCCAAGAGATTACAAGAACTACCAAGCTTTCAATGTTCTCTGGCAGATGGCCTGTGACATTGAGTTACTGCATGAG GAGCCTTTGTCTTCCTTTTTAACTGTCACCAAGAAGTCTGGAAGGCCCTCCTCAAAGAACACT TTATCCCAAAGTGATAACCTTTGCTTGGTGCGAATAACTCCACGTGAGGACTTGTTTAACTCTCACCTGACTCCCTTAAACGGCAGCACTCTGGTTTTGATGGTGAAACAGTGCCTTGCAAAAAGGAAAAGCAGACTGATAGAACAAATTAA CTCATGGAGTCCTGGCAGTGGATCAGAGCTCATCTCAAAGCTCAGCTTCCTTGATGACACGATGACAGGCGACGTTTACCCCGATGAGTTCAAGCGTCTGTTTGAGCTAATGGAGCAGTCTGGAAACTTCACTCAGAGCTGGCTTTATGAGGAGACGCTGGAAACCACCAACACCGGTCATGCATAA
- the LOC113060714 gene encoding consortin-like isoform X1, with amino-acid sequence MDDGPWQSDGPVRRGGGTDPDLLNDSDSSRSPDENQNRLVEEAEEVEQGPRGGQRPLRQENTNNNGDDEDYDSSKVEDEEEEEVDRNSGAYSPELDGHIRDSPTPSPSPTVSEGLVSPEGTPHGDAGSPLGFARSLVASLQELGAQGDHPFLPQCLHQIAESYMREEDYERAVGFIQLERLYHERLLSNLTALQQQWERRWSLVGQCQDGREDSDLDAEHLEKLRHICRTHRQPAWSAEKCELSKVQRNSVIRETQGGEHSLNTQELSCSSGKVMEDQSTCELQQEVIQPDNCSSAAQQSHQSEHKHDPSPSTDSSSSPACEDAGAEEKGVSGAASHRDASPEPESPMDTAQTDNAEAQPPQTDTDGPRVVMEGTGDTVDTGQDVVEPVPHTKQVSMEQEVPEITLESELEESGSGVESLDILNVSVLDDMAKRIQVEEITPAAGLVSILKRKVSLEGATSSVPAAPKPVSKRKVRFREPDEGLDHDDVGGDSWVLLLLLCLATVVISVGGTALYCTFGDAQSSVCTDFSHNMDFYVGQMQRGMDELKHWLSPSS; translated from the exons ATGGACGACGGACCGTGGCAGAGCGATGGCCCAGTGAGGCGGGGAGGAGGAACTGACCCCGACCTCCTAAATGACTCGGACTCCAGCCGCAGCCCAGACGAGAACCAGAACCGACTGGTGGAGGAAGCGGAGGAGGTCGAACAGGGGCCCCGAGGTGGACAGAGGCCCCTCCGACAGGAGAACACTAACAACAACGGTGATGATGAAGATTATGATAGCTCCAAGgtggaggatgaggaagaggaagaggtggATAGAAACAGTGGTGCGTACTCTCCAGAGCTGGACGGACACATCCGAGACTCACCGACTCCCAGCCCCAGTCCCACAG TGTCAGAGGGGCTCGTGAGCCCTGAAGGGACACCTCACGGCGATGCTGGATCACCCCTGGGCTTTGCTCGCTCCCTGGTGGCATCTCTCCAGGAGCTGGGGGCTCAGGGAGACCACCCTTTTCTGCCACAGTGCCTCCATCAG ATTGCAGAGTCATATATGCGTGAGGAGGACT ACGAGAGAGCAGTCGGGTTCATACAGTTAGAGAGACTCTATCACGAACGTCTTCTGTCTAACCTCACCGCTCTACAGCAGCAGTGGG AGAGGAGATGGAGTTTGGTTGGCCAGTGTCAGGACGGTCGGGAAGACAGTGACCTGGATGCTGAACACCTGGAGAAACTGAGACACATCTGCAGAACGCACAGACA ACCTGCATGGAGCGCTGAGAAG TGTGAGCTGTCCAAAGTGCAAAGGAACAGTGTgatcagagaaacacagggaGGAGAGCACAGCCTGAACACACAAGAGCTTTCATGCAGCTCAG GGAAGGTTATGGAGGATCAGAGTACATGTGAGTTACAACAGGAAGTCATCCAGCCTGACAATTGTAGCAGCGCTGCCCAACAATCCCACCAGAGCGAACACAAACATGACCCCTCCCCCTCCACAGACAGCTCCTCCTCTCCGGCCTGTGAGGATGCAGGAGCAGAAGAGAAGGGCGTGAGTGGGGCAGCTTCCCACAGGGATGCCTCACCAGAGCCCGAGTCACCAATGGACACAGCTCAAACCGACAATGCGGAGGCCCAGCCGCCTCAGACAGACACTGATGGCCCCAGAGTGGTGATGGAGGGAACAGGGGACACTGTGGATACGGGGCAGGATGTGGTGGAGCCCGTCCCACACACTAAGCAGGTTTCTATGGAACAGGAAGTTCCAGAGATAACACTAGAGTCGGAGCTAGAGGAGAGTGGGAGTGGAGTGGAGTCGCTGGATATTCTGAACGTGTCCGTGCTCGATGACATGGCCAAACGCATACAGGTGGAAGAG ATCACTCCAGCTGCTGGTCTTGTGTCTATCTTGAAGAGAAAAGTCTCTCTGGAAGGAGCTACCAGCTCTGTCCCTGCTGCCCCTAAACCGGTCTCTAAACGAAAGGTCCGTTTCCGAGAGCCTGACGAAGGCCTGGACCACG ATGATGTGGGCGGAGACTCCTGGGTGCTCCTCCTCTTGTTGTGCTTGGCTACCGTGGTGATCAGTGTGGGCGGGACTGCGCTCTACTGCACTTTCGGAGATGCCCAGTCCAGTGTGTGCACAGACTTTTCCCATAACATGGACTTCTACGTGGGACAGATGCAGAGGGGCATGGATGAGCTCAAACACTGGCTGTCCCCGAGCTCATAG
- the LOC113060714 gene encoding consortin-like isoform X2, whose product MDDGPWQSDGPVRRGGGTDPDLLNDSDSSRSPDENQNRLVEEAEEVEQGPRGGQRPLRQENTNNNGDDEDYDSSKVEDEEEEEVDRNSGAYSPELDGHIRDSPTPSPSPTVSEGLVSPEGTPHGDAGSPLGFARSLVASLQELGAQGDHPFLPQCLHQIAESYMREEDYERAVGFIQLERLYHERLLSNLTALQQQWERRWSLVGQCQDGREDSDLDAEHLEKLRHICRTHRQPAWSAEKCELSKVQRNSVIRETQGGEHSLNTQELSCSSDSSSSPACEDAGAEEKGVSGAASHRDASPEPESPMDTAQTDNAEAQPPQTDTDGPRVVMEGTGDTVDTGQDVVEPVPHTKQVSMEQEVPEITLESELEESGSGVESLDILNVSVLDDMAKRIQVEEITPAAGLVSILKRKVSLEGATSSVPAAPKPVSKRKVRFREPDEGLDHDDVGGDSWVLLLLLCLATVVISVGGTALYCTFGDAQSSVCTDFSHNMDFYVGQMQRGMDELKHWLSPSS is encoded by the exons ATGGACGACGGACCGTGGCAGAGCGATGGCCCAGTGAGGCGGGGAGGAGGAACTGACCCCGACCTCCTAAATGACTCGGACTCCAGCCGCAGCCCAGACGAGAACCAGAACCGACTGGTGGAGGAAGCGGAGGAGGTCGAACAGGGGCCCCGAGGTGGACAGAGGCCCCTCCGACAGGAGAACACTAACAACAACGGTGATGATGAAGATTATGATAGCTCCAAGgtggaggatgaggaagaggaagaggtggATAGAAACAGTGGTGCGTACTCTCCAGAGCTGGACGGACACATCCGAGACTCACCGACTCCCAGCCCCAGTCCCACAG TGTCAGAGGGGCTCGTGAGCCCTGAAGGGACACCTCACGGCGATGCTGGATCACCCCTGGGCTTTGCTCGCTCCCTGGTGGCATCTCTCCAGGAGCTGGGGGCTCAGGGAGACCACCCTTTTCTGCCACAGTGCCTCCATCAG ATTGCAGAGTCATATATGCGTGAGGAGGACT ACGAGAGAGCAGTCGGGTTCATACAGTTAGAGAGACTCTATCACGAACGTCTTCTGTCTAACCTCACCGCTCTACAGCAGCAGTGGG AGAGGAGATGGAGTTTGGTTGGCCAGTGTCAGGACGGTCGGGAAGACAGTGACCTGGATGCTGAACACCTGGAGAAACTGAGACACATCTGCAGAACGCACAGACA ACCTGCATGGAGCGCTGAGAAG TGTGAGCTGTCCAAAGTGCAAAGGAACAGTGTgatcagagaaacacagggaGGAGAGCACAGCCTGAACACACAAGAGCTTTCATGCAGCTCAG ACAGCTCCTCCTCTCCGGCCTGTGAGGATGCAGGAGCAGAAGAGAAGGGCGTGAGTGGGGCAGCTTCCCACAGGGATGCCTCACCAGAGCCCGAGTCACCAATGGACACAGCTCAAACCGACAATGCGGAGGCCCAGCCGCCTCAGACAGACACTGATGGCCCCAGAGTGGTGATGGAGGGAACAGGGGACACTGTGGATACGGGGCAGGATGTGGTGGAGCCCGTCCCACACACTAAGCAGGTTTCTATGGAACAGGAAGTTCCAGAGATAACACTAGAGTCGGAGCTAGAGGAGAGTGGGAGTGGAGTGGAGTCGCTGGATATTCTGAACGTGTCCGTGCTCGATGACATGGCCAAACGCATACAGGTGGAAGAG ATCACTCCAGCTGCTGGTCTTGTGTCTATCTTGAAGAGAAAAGTCTCTCTGGAAGGAGCTACCAGCTCTGTCCCTGCTGCCCCTAAACCGGTCTCTAAACGAAAGGTCCGTTTCCGAGAGCCTGACGAAGGCCTGGACCACG ATGATGTGGGCGGAGACTCCTGGGTGCTCCTCCTCTTGTTGTGCTTGGCTACCGTGGTGATCAGTGTGGGCGGGACTGCGCTCTACTGCACTTTCGGAGATGCCCAGTCCAGTGTGTGCACAGACTTTTCCCATAACATGGACTTCTACGTGGGACAGATGCAGAGGGGCATGGATGAGCTCAAACACTGGCTGTCCCCGAGCTCATAG